From a region of the Flavobacterium branchiarum genome:
- the mnmE gene encoding tRNA uridine-5-carboxymethylaminomethyl(34) synthesis GTPase MnmE, which produces MINQDSIVALATPSGAGAIAIIRISGSEAITIGNGVFRSIKNKDLTKQKTHTLHLGHIVDDSKTLDEVLVSVFKGPNSYTGENTIEISCHGSTYIQQQIIQLLLRKGCRMADPGEFTLRAFLNGKLDLSQAEAVADLISSDNEASHQIAMQQMRGGFSNEIAKLREELLNFASLIELELDFAEEDVEFADRTQFHELLNRIEFVLKRLIDSFAVGNVIKNGIPVAIVGEPNVGKSTLLNALLNEERAIVSEIAGTTRDTIEDELVIGGIGFRFIDTAGIRETVDYVESIGIKKTFEKIEQAQVVVYLFDGLKFQVSGTEFITEIEQIKNKYPLKPLLIVVNKRDILSEDEVSNITNQLENLNAKLLLISAKQKIGVEDLKNELLSFVNTGALRNNETIVTNTRHYDSLLKALDEIQKVKYGLETNLSSDLMALDIREALYQFGLITGQVSNDELLGNIFANFCIGK; this is translated from the coding sequence ATGATAAATCAAGATTCTATAGTAGCATTAGCTACACCTTCGGGAGCTGGAGCGATTGCCATAATCCGAATTTCGGGTAGCGAAGCCATTACTATTGGTAATGGTGTTTTTCGTTCTATTAAAAACAAAGATTTAACTAAGCAAAAAACGCATACTTTACACTTAGGACATATTGTAGATGATTCTAAAACACTAGACGAAGTTTTAGTTTCTGTTTTTAAAGGTCCAAACTCATATACTGGCGAAAATACTATCGAAATTTCTTGTCATGGTTCTACTTATATTCAACAACAAATCATTCAATTATTGCTTCGAAAAGGCTGTAGAATGGCTGACCCTGGTGAATTTACACTCCGTGCTTTCTTAAACGGAAAACTTGACTTATCGCAAGCTGAAGCTGTAGCCGATTTAATCTCATCTGATAATGAGGCTTCCCACCAAATTGCCATGCAACAAATGCGCGGTGGTTTTAGTAACGAAATTGCTAAACTACGTGAAGAATTACTAAATTTCGCTTCGCTTATCGAACTCGAATTGGACTTTGCTGAAGAAGATGTTGAATTTGCCGACAGAACTCAGTTTCATGAATTATTGAATCGTATTGAATTTGTATTAAAACGTTTAATCGATTCTTTTGCTGTTGGAAATGTAATCAAAAACGGAATTCCAGTAGCCATTGTTGGAGAACCAAATGTTGGAAAATCTACGTTACTAAATGCTTTATTAAACGAAGAACGCGCTATCGTATCTGAAATTGCTGGAACTACGCGTGATACTATCGAAGACGAATTGGTTATTGGCGGAATCGGTTTTAGATTTATAGATACTGCTGGTATTCGCGAAACTGTTGATTACGTTGAGAGCATTGGAATCAAGAAAACTTTCGAAAAAATAGAACAAGCTCAGGTTGTCGTTTATTTGTTTGATGGTTTAAAGTTTCAAGTATCTGGTACCGAATTCATCACTGAAATTGAACAAATCAAAAATAAATACCCGTTAAAACCTTTATTGATTGTAGTTAATAAAAGAGATATATTATCTGAAGATGAAGTTTCAAATATTACAAATCAGCTTGAAAATTTAAATGCCAAACTCCTATTGATTTCTGCAAAACAGAAAATTGGGGTTGAAGATTTAAAGAATGAATTATTATCTTTTGTAAATACGGGTGCTTTACGAAATAATGAAACTATTGTAACCAATACAAGACATTACGACTCTTTACTAAAAGCACTAGACGAAATACAAAAAGTCAAATACGGACTAGAAACTAATCTTTCGAGTGATTTAATGGCGCTCGATATTCGTGAGGCTTTATACCAATTCGGGTTGATTACAGGGCAGGTTTCTAATGATGAATTATTAGGTAATATCTTCGCTAATTTCTGCATCGGAAAATAA
- a CDS encoding MutS-related protein has product MEQYQKNTSSYSDALNTINKKYNSISLLRLLSVVLCFVFGYYYIKTADSVYSITAVLSFLGFVVLMRIHSRLSFQKKLTEALLKINKNEITFLKREKLPFENGQEFIDFHHPYAYDLDIFGDHSLFQSLNRTGTFVGKKTLANQLLYTLETNEINKNQEAIRELAPKLDWRQEFLALAIVGQDTKEAYEALLKWKDSKSAPFSKVMSILMYALPALFGGLLIAYLITSNIVFLSYLSFTFVLNTVVLGMFFKRIQTEIAKAENIDKIIKQYSLLVKEIENESFKSEKLIALQNKLIYKNAKASTHLKQLSELFSNMDTINNFVTALLFNGVFLFNIHVLKNLLNWKTNHAAVLGEWLDVIGEFEMLNSLANFSYNNEDFVFPELNTEFKIGFSNLSHPLLNPATRVGNEVKFFPESFMILTGSNMSGKSTFLRSLGINMVLGGIGSVVCANKATIHPLPVLVSMRLSDSLSDSESYFFAEIKRLKQIMDALEEKPAFVLLDEILRGTNSDDKRNGTIEVVKKIIAKKAIGAIATHDIEVCLTTNEYPDVLTNQCFEVEIKNNELHFDYTLREGICKNKSATFLMQKMGVI; this is encoded by the coding sequence ATGGAGCAATATCAAAAAAACACCAGCAGTTATTCAGATGCTTTAAATACAATCAATAAAAAATACAATAGCATTAGTTTATTGCGACTTTTGAGTGTTGTTCTATGCTTTGTTTTTGGGTATTATTATATAAAAACAGCAGATTCTGTGTATAGTATTACTGCGGTTTTATCCTTCCTTGGTTTTGTAGTTTTAATGCGTATTCATTCGCGCTTGTCTTTCCAAAAGAAACTTACAGAGGCGCTTTTGAAAATAAATAAAAACGAGATTACTTTCTTAAAAAGAGAAAAACTACCTTTTGAAAACGGACAAGAGTTTATTGATTTTCACCACCCATATGCATACGACTTAGATATTTTTGGAGACCATTCTTTATTCCAAAGTCTTAATAGAACTGGAACCTTTGTTGGGAAAAAGACATTAGCAAATCAGTTGCTATATACATTAGAAACTAATGAGATCAACAAAAATCAAGAGGCAATTCGAGAATTAGCACCTAAGTTAGATTGGCGACAAGAATTTCTTGCACTTGCAATAGTTGGTCAGGATACTAAAGAAGCCTATGAGGCATTGTTAAAGTGGAAGGATAGCAAAAGTGCTCCATTCTCAAAAGTAATGTCTATATTGATGTATGCTTTACCAGCCCTTTTTGGTGGATTGTTAATCGCTTATTTAATAACATCGAATATAGTGTTTTTATCTTACCTGTCTTTTACTTTTGTTTTGAATACAGTTGTTTTAGGAATGTTTTTTAAAAGAATTCAAACTGAAATTGCTAAAGCAGAAAATATAGATAAAATTATAAAGCAATATAGCTTGTTGGTGAAAGAGATTGAAAACGAATCGTTTAAATCGGAAAAATTAATAGCATTGCAAAATAAATTAATTTATAAAAACGCTAAAGCCAGTACGCACCTAAAGCAATTGTCTGAATTGTTCTCTAACATGGATACAATCAATAATTTCGTAACCGCTTTATTGTTTAATGGTGTTTTTTTATTCAATATTCATGTTTTGAAAAATCTTTTAAATTGGAAAACTAATCATGCCGCAGTTTTAGGAGAATGGCTAGATGTTATAGGTGAATTTGAAATGCTAAATAGCTTAGCTAATTTTTCATATAATAATGAAGATTTTGTTTTCCCGGAGCTAAATACCGAATTTAAAATTGGCTTTTCAAATTTAAGTCATCCTTTATTAAATCCTGCAACTAGGGTAGGGAATGAAGTGAAATTTTTTCCAGAATCATTTATGATATTAACGGGATCAAATATGTCAGGGAAAAGCACCTTTTTACGCAGTTTAGGAATCAATATGGTTTTAGGGGGAATAGGTTCTGTTGTATGTGCAAACAAGGCTACAATACATCCGTTACCTGTTTTAGTTTCTATGCGACTATCGGATTCCTTATCAGATAGTGAATCTTACTTTTTTGCTGAAATAAAGCGTTTAAAACAAATTATGGATGCACTAGAGGAGAAACCTGCTTTTGTGCTCTTAGATGAGATATTAAGAGGGACAAATTCTGATGATAAACGTAACGGAACTATCGAAGTAGTAAAAAAGATAATTGCTAAAAAAGCTATTGGAGCAATCGCAACCCACGATATTGAAGTATGCTTGACTACAAACGAATATCCTGATGTTTTAACCAATCAGTGTTTTGAAGTTGAAATTAAAAATAATGAATTGCATTTCGATTATACTCTTCGTGAAGGAATTTGTAAAAATAAAAGTGCTACTTTCTTAATGCAAAAAATGGGAGTGATTTAG
- the dnaN gene encoding DNA polymerase III subunit beta, with protein sequence MKFIVSSSYLLKQLQVLGSVINSNNTLPILDNFLFELDNNELTVSSSDLETTMSATLAIDSTSKGSVAIPAKLLLEILKTFPEQPLTFTVEDNNTVEISSNSGKYALAYAAGEEFPKSVNLEEPSVTLVPSDVLATAISKTIFAAGNDDLRPVMSGVFFQFSPEGLIFVATDAHKLVKYARTDVKASQVADFIMPKKPLNILKSILGSSDAEVKIEYNDSNATFSFDNYILMCRLIDGKYPNYEAVIPKENPNKLMIDRSLFLSSVRRVAIFSNKTTHQIRLKIAGAELNVSAEDIDYSNKAEERLTCDYQGDDLQIGFNSRFLTEMLTNLQSDMIMLEMSLPNRAGILTPVDGLEDGETVTMLVMPVMLNS encoded by the coding sequence ATGAAATTTATAGTATCGAGTTCGTACTTATTAAAACAATTACAAGTTTTAGGTAGTGTAATCAATAGTAACAATACGTTACCTATTTTAGACAACTTTCTATTTGAATTAGACAATAATGAATTAACAGTTTCTTCATCGGATCTTGAAACGACGATGTCTGCGACTTTAGCGATTGATTCTACAAGTAAAGGAAGTGTTGCAATACCTGCAAAATTATTACTCGAAATCCTTAAAACATTTCCAGAACAACCTTTAACTTTTACTGTTGAAGACAATAATACTGTAGAAATTAGTTCTAACTCAGGAAAATATGCTTTGGCATATGCAGCTGGAGAAGAATTTCCAAAATCTGTAAACTTAGAAGAACCATCGGTTACTTTAGTTCCTTCGGACGTTTTGGCAACAGCTATTAGCAAAACTATATTCGCTGCTGGAAATGATGATTTACGTCCTGTAATGTCAGGAGTGTTTTTTCAGTTCTCACCAGAAGGATTAATATTTGTAGCTACAGATGCTCACAAATTAGTAAAATATGCTCGTACAGATGTAAAAGCATCTCAGGTTGCTGATTTTATTATGCCAAAGAAACCTTTGAATATTTTAAAAAGTATCTTAGGATCTTCTGATGCTGAAGTAAAAATCGAATACAACGATTCTAATGCCACTTTTTCATTCGATAACTACATTTTAATGTGTCGTTTAATCGATGGGAAATATCCAAATTACGAAGCAGTAATTCCAAAAGAGAATCCAAACAAATTAATGATTGACCGTTCTTTATTTTTAAGTTCAGTACGTCGTGTTGCGATTTTCTCTAATAAAACTACACACCAAATTCGTTTGAAAATTGCTGGAGCCGAATTAAACGTTTCTGCCGAAGATATCGATTACTCAAACAAAGCCGAAGAAAGATTGACTTGTGATTACCAAGGTGATGACTTGCAAATTGGGTTTAACTCACGTTTCCTTACTGAAATGTTGACTAACCTACAATCTGATATGATCATGCTTGAAATGTCTTTACCAAACAGAGCTGGAATCCTGACTCCTGTAGATGGTTTAGAAGATGGAGAAACAGTAACCATGTTGGTTATGCCAGTAATGCTAAACAGTTAA
- a CDS encoding universal stress protein — protein sequence MKRILFPTDFSEVATNAFVHALEFAKQVKGELILLHTFEIPVYDSQFFPENFAIIYNSLELAKFEMFKDEIPKLREIAAERKLDDIVMNHRLMDGDLVYNMKKAIKEDKIDFVVMGTSGVAGWNTFFLGTNTDAVISGVEVPILCVPVESKFKKVKTIGFTTRYREKDKNELRKVLAIAKKMNAKIKCLYVKTQNSDVTDSTIKEWENEFKGEPIQFLVLPCEEVKETILDFVLFKDIDILAMIAYKRSFFESLFSPSFTKKLTKDIAIPVLIMHEQ from the coding sequence ATGAAAAGAATATTATTCCCCACCGATTTCTCTGAAGTAGCTACAAATGCATTTGTGCATGCTTTAGAATTTGCAAAACAGGTTAAAGGCGAACTCATTTTACTACATACATTTGAGATTCCGGTTTATGACAGCCAATTTTTTCCAGAGAATTTTGCAATCATATATAATTCATTAGAGTTAGCTAAATTCGAAATGTTCAAGGATGAAATTCCTAAACTTCGTGAGATAGCAGCTGAACGCAAACTCGATGATATTGTAATGAACCACCGATTGATGGATGGTGATTTGGTTTACAATATGAAAAAAGCCATCAAAGAAGACAAAATAGATTTTGTAGTCATGGGAACTTCAGGAGTTGCGGGTTGGAACACATTTTTCTTAGGAACCAATACCGATGCCGTAATCTCAGGAGTTGAAGTGCCAATTTTATGTGTTCCTGTAGAATCTAAATTTAAAAAAGTAAAAACCATCGGATTCACAACTCGTTACCGCGAGAAAGACAAAAATGAGCTTCGTAAAGTTTTGGCTATTGCCAAAAAAATGAATGCTAAAATTAAATGTTTGTATGTGAAAACCCAGAATTCAGATGTAACAGATTCAACAATAAAAGAATGGGAAAATGAATTCAAAGGAGAACCAATTCAGTTTTTAGTGCTTCCGTGTGAAGAAGTAAAAGAAACGATTCTTGATTTTGTATTGTTTAAAGACATTGATATATTGGCTATGATTGCTTATAAACGAAGCTTCTTTGAAAGTTTGTTTAGCCCAAGTTTTACAAAGAAACTTACAAAGGATATAGCAATTCCAGTTTTGATAATGCATGAGCAATAA